CAGCAGCGTTAAGCCGAGGGCGTGGAAGAGAGGATTATAATCATTAACCGCCTCGAACCAGTAGTTACATAATGGCGGCCCAACCAACTGCAACAAGCCATTAACGAAAAGGCTGATGCCATACGATGATGTCAAGCGTTCCGTTCCAAGCATGTCTGCCATGATTACTGCAGTTATTCCGACGTAAATACCAGAAGCTAACCCAAAGAGTGCACACCAAAAACATACTGAGCTGTATGTCCACGCAAAAGGCAGAAGGGCAAGAGAAAGTCCCGATATGGACAAGCCACCAACAAAGTACCAGGTCTTAGGTATGTACCCCATGTCCGAAAGTGCTGACCCGCCAATACGTCCGATTAGATCCGTGGCTGATACAACTGAAAGCAAATATGCAGATAATGATTTGTTAAAGCCCCTGGCTTCTCCAAAACTGGGCAGCAATATAATAAAGTTCGTGTAGCTTATGGCATTCGTCGAATTCGAAATTAGGATGACCAAGTACATAGGGTCTTTTAAAAGGCTTAGATCAAAAAACTTCGATCGTTGCGGCTGTTGTGCCTGGCCTCGGGCGTCGACGTCGGGATAAGATCCATCTTGCCCGGTTGAGTCGCCTGCATGTCCCGTTCCACTACTCCCCATAGAGCGAAGAGACAAATGCGAGGAGAATTCTTTCGGTTGAAACGACAATGTGCTGCCATGATATGGTGTGCTGACGTACAAAAAACTGCTTGTTGAAGGCGAGCGCTTGGATAACCGTGACTTTGACGAATTTCGCAGAGTCAGTTTGTTGGAGCTTGATCGACCCTCTGGCACAGCGTACAATGAAGATTGCGAGTTAAGTTGGCCAGGCGTAAAAGTCTGATTTCTCTGGGGTAACCTCACCGGGGTACTGATCTTACGGGATCGAGACTGAAACTCGTCTCCGGACTTTGAATAGCTTTGGACAACAGCTGCGGATGCGCTACGCACAAACTGCAGCCTCTCATCGTCAGGTAAATACAGAGGAGAAGGAGGCGAATTATATGGTAATAATGGCTTGTCAGCCGGCTCATTTTTGGGAACCGGCTCGTCAACATTTTCGAACTTCATTACAATTCCAATATCCTCCTCTTCTGGAATATTTTCCAAAGCCTGGCGAGCACGAGGTACTCGTACCATATGTTGTTCAACAGGCTCATAGAAAAGAGCAGCGACAAATACGTTCAAAGTAATGCCACCCATAATTAGGCAGGAGCCGTGATAGCCATAGGTCTCTAGTAGCCAACGGAGAAGGGGCGGCAAAATAATGCTGCCTAAAGCACTACCGGAAATGCAGAGGCCATTCGCTAATCCGCGTAGTTTCGCAAAATACGACGTCACAATGTAAACTGTGGGGGGGAAAGAGAGGCCAGCCCCAATTCCGACCAAAACGCCATAgctataaaataataatattaatgtATTTTAAAACGTATCTACGACGCCTTATTTACCTGATATACAAGAACTCAATAGATGATGCCCAGAAGGAGAGTATCATACCCAGTGACGCAGATGCCCCACCAAGAAGGGTGACTGTACGATATGAGTACTTCACAGATAGAATGCTTGAAACCGGGCCTGCAAATAAGAAAACACATCTATAGACTTTTTCAACTCAAATTTTCGGACTATTAGTACTATTGGCACTTACCCAATGAACTATAAAGAAAATAACACAGCGCTGGTATCCAGGCAGCCTTCGTGGGAGAAGAGTTGAATGCATCGGTGAACTCCGAAAATAGTACTCCAAAACTTTTTATTGTGCCAGGGATTAAAATGTTAGTCAAGCATGAGCCCAGCAAGACTAGCCAACCCCAACCGCCATCAGGTGGGACAAGGTCGTATTCTTTATCatcttttttgtttattaaactCACTGTGTAATATTAACAgggaaaaattaaataagttcGTATTTAGTAATATtacacatttaaatttttctttttccgtaTTCACTTAAAACATTAAAGAAAGCTAGCTTCGACAAATCGAAGATTATTATACCATAACAGTTATAATATCGTTAAACAGTATAGCCTAAAGCTGTCCTTAAACTGGGCTTTCCATATTTGATTAGATAGGTACCCTATCCACCAACGGTGGACCAGTTTTTGGCGGTTTGTGGGCCGTTAGagaaaaatttacaaatttatcaaaacatttttcaaaagtgtggtgGTGGAAGTTTTACGCGGTTGGTgcgcgttagagtgggcgcgTCAAAAAGTTTCTAGAagtttacaagactaatattCAAAAGATATCAAAACGTATTTTAAAAGTATGGCAAAAAACTTCAGCTGCGTCTATCTCTAGAATCTGTTTGCTTAATCTCGACTTTCATACGGACGcctgacagacggacagacggatATGAGAAGATCAACTCGGTCAtagatcctgatcaagaatatacaAGTACACCGCGTACACCGCATACACTCACTCACAGTATTTTGTAGACTTGCGTCACAAAGCACCGCATCAAAAATGATGCACTGTTTATTCGCTCttttcatttgtgcacttCTTCTATGCGGTGCTATATATGAGCaacaaacatttttggttttgttggtgttttaatttaataagaaaacataaaaacactttatatttaaataacaaaagatTTATTAATATTCATGGATTAAGTAAAAATAGGTGTGCAAATAACGAAACTGAACACAGAACAAAAAAAGAATGTGCAAAAATTTCGCGCGTCAGAGACAATACATTTTTGAGTGTGCCTATTTCCACCgcatatttttgtatattgcCTATGTCCTATGTCCGCCAACGCTTTTTAAGCGAGTATACTTGAAGTGCTGAAATCAAATACCGGTTTCGATCTCTGATATCTAGAATACACTTTAATACTACACTTTAATGCTATAGTCAAGTTTTCGGGCTATCAGATAACCGTTTTCAGATAGTGAAagtgcgaacgcgaaatttttCTGGCTTATCACTAGacaatgaaaaacaaaatgacaaaactacaagagagaatgctatagtccaCCGACTAtcaattgttcaaaagtgtgggcgtgactaGTTTGGCGGCTTTAGAGCGTTAGAGTGAGTAGGCCtggcaaaatgttttttagcaaatcaatacaaatttacaagactaatacaattttttaaaaatatcgaaaaatggttaataaaaatgtgggcgtgacagATTTTGGCGGTATTAGGGCGTGGAAAAAtgtcaaaacatttttcaaaagtgtgggcgtggcagttttgtgctgtttgtggacgttagagtgggcgtggaaaCACGGATCAACAAACTTGTGATGCTGAATCACAACATTccagcttttatagttccttaGATCTCGACGTTAATACGGACAGTCGGACAGACGGACGTGGCTAGATCGAACCAGCTATTGATTCAGGATcaagaaaatatatactttatatagtcgaaAACTCTTCTTTCAGCCTcttacttttcaacgaatttagTATATACCCTTACTCTACGAGTTACGGGTATAACAATTTAACAGTGTGGGCGTCACAGTTTTGGGCGGTGGCACTACTTAGAGGACAGGGTGTCGGTCTCAGTTGCAAGAAAGCAAGAGTACAAAGATAGACTTTGGCCCGGTCGAACGGTAAGTCTATGGACACGCTACGTTTAAACTTGTACATACGTACGCCGTTTTAAGCCTTAAATCTAACTGATATTGTACGTGGTTTGGTAAGAGAGTTGTTTGACCATTTAGTGTCAACCTGATCAATCATATATATTCTCTGCATGGTCGAAAACGCTTCCGTCTACCTGATAGATACTTTTCAGCGAATCCAGTATAGCCTCTTTCTCTACGAGTTGAGTTGTTGAGTCGAGATTGTTGAGTATCACGGGTCGCCGATCTTCTGGACCCGGCACCCACAGGAATAGAGCCTACTGTTTCAGCTGCATAGCCGATGATCTCACAGCTCTCCCCACAATCAAATACAAGCCTGATGCTGAAATCATCGTGGAGTAGGTACGTACTCTTTAAGTGCTGATCCTCACTGTGAGTTGGGAGCAACAAATGATGCAACTGGGAAAGTGCTCACACGAATATTTCAAAACATGGTAAGCATTCTCTCCAAGCGGCAGCTTATTGAGGTTGTCCCATTGCGGGAGTTACATGATGGCTGCGGATTACAATTATTTTGGGAAAGGAACAGCCActcgttttcctttttttaatttttaaactaaacatattctttaCTATCTATTTTAACGTTAAATAATGAGTAATATTAATTTTCGGCACAATCAGGGAATTTAGGGGTCTGCAGTTTCCAATGCTCCGTTAAACACAGGTGTAATATTTAATACTTTACTATGTTCTTTACTGCATGCCTCTGATCCAAAATAGCCGCTTGAAAGATCTGTGTTTTC
This genomic interval from Drosophila mauritiana strain mau12 chromosome 2R, ASM438214v1, whole genome shotgun sequence contains the following:
- the LOC117136263 gene encoding monocarboxylate transporter 13 codes for the protein MHKEKIINSQNASKINQKDHKANGNTNESRNKTVSLINKKDDKEYDLVPPDGGWGWLVLLGSCLTNILIPGTIKSFGVLFSEFTDAFNSSPTKAAWIPALCYFLYSSLGPVSSILSVKYSYRTVTLLGGASASLGMILSFWASSIEFLYISYGVLVGIGAGLSFPPTVYIVTSYFAKLRGLANGLCISGSALGSIILPPLLRWLLETYGYHGSCLIMGGITLNVFVAALFYEPVEQHMVRVPRARQALENIPEEEDIGIVMKFENVDEPVPKNEPADKPLLPYNSPPSPLYLPDDERLQFVRSASAAVVQSYSKSGDEFQSRSRKISTPVRLPQRNQTFTPGQLNSQSSLYAVPEGRSSSNKLTLRNSSKSRLSKRSPSTSSFLYVSTPYHGSTLSFQPKEFSSHLSLRSMGSSGTGHAGDSTGQDGSYPDVDARGQAQQPQRSKFFDLSLLKDPMYLVILISNSTNAISYTNFIILLPSFGEARGFNKSLSAYLLSVVSATDLIGRIGGSALSDMGYIPKTWYFVGGLSISGLSLALLPFAWTYSSVCFWCALFGLASGIYVGITAVIMADMLGTERLTSSYGISLFVNGLLQLVGPPLCNYWFEAVNDYNPLFHALGLTLLAGASLWSFMPWINRRKANAEEQLDAQIEKAAVDSY